The Streptomyces rimosus genomic interval CGCTCGCCAGGGAACTGATGGCACACGAATACGCGCTGTTCGCGCTCGCTGGCAACTGCCCCTCGGGCACCTTCGTGCACCCGGCCACATTCTTCACCGTCAGCCCCTGGAATCCGGCCACCGTCAGCCGGATCGCGCCGGTGTCCTTGCCGCCCTTGTTGGTGACCTTGGCGGTCAGCGTGGTCGCGCCGGTCGCGGTCTGCACCGAAATCCGCTCCGGCAGCTCGGTGGTCACCCGATAGCCGGCCGGCGCTGCGGAACCGGCCTTTCCGCCCGCGCTGCTGCCGGGCGCCGGATCGGCCGCCAGGGCCGCCGGACCGGCCGCCAGCGTCAGCGCGGCGGCCGCCGCCGAAATCATGAACGCACCTTTTCCCGCTCGGATCGTGTCCATTCTCGAACCCCCCTTTTCCGCATCCTCGGCCGAGGTATTTGATGGGTACCACAAGATTCCGCGGGTGCTGTGGGGGCTGGGCATGGTGGGGAATACGAGCGAGGCGGGACCCGGCCGGCTGGCGGCCGGCCGTTACCGTCTGCTGGAACTGATCGGCCGCGGCGGAATGGGACGGGTGTGGCGCGCCCGCGACGAAATCCTCGACCGGTGGGTCGCGGTCAAGGAAATACGCATCGACGAACGCGTCGGCGAGGAGAGCGTGGTGCAGCGCGAGCGCAGCCTGCGCGAGGCCCGCGCCACCGCCCGTATCGACCATCCCAACGTGGTGCGGGTGCACGACGTGGCCGAGGAGGGCGACCGGCTGTGGATCGTGATGCAGCTGGTCCAGGCCCGCTCCCTGGAACAGATCCTCGCCCAGGACGGCCCGCTGACCCCGGAGGCGGCGGCCCGGGTCGGCACCGGACTGGCCCGCGCGCTGCGCGAGGTGCACGCGGTGGGCGTACTCCACCGGGACGTCAAGCCCGGCAACGTCCTGATCGACGACCGCGGCGCGGTGGTGCTCACCGACTTCGGCATCGCGGCCATGCAGGACGCCACCGCCCTCACCATGGCGGGCATGCTCATCGGCTCGCCGGACTACATGGCGCCCGAGCGGGTGGCGGGCGAGGAACAGGGCCCGCCCTCCGACCTGTGGTCGCTGGGCGCCACCCTGTGCGCGGCGGTGGCGGGCCAGTCACCGTTCACCCGCGCCACGACCCTCGCCACGCTGCACGCGGTGCTGCACGAGGAGCCCGCGATCCCGCCCGCCGCGGGCCCGCTGCGCGAGGTGCTGGTCGCCCTGTTCAACAAGGCGCCCGAGGCGCGCCCCACTCTGGCGGAGGTCGAGGCACGGCTGGAGCCGCTGGTACGGCAGGCCGCGGCGGCGGCCCCGACGGCGGCGATGAGCGCGGCGGCGGCCGTGGACGTCCGTACGCCCACGGTGGCCGACCCGGCACCGGACCGCTCCGAGGCGGGGGAGCGGGTGAGGGGGGAACCAGCGGGAGCGGTGCGGCCCGAAGCGGAAGCGGTGCGGCCCGAGGCCAAGGTGCCGCTTGAAGCCGAGGTGTCACCCAACGCCGAGGAGCCACCCGAAGCCGAGGTGCCGCCCGCCGAGATGCCGTCCGAATCCGGGACACCCCCGGAGACCGTCCCCGTAAAGACCCCCTCCGCACCCCCACCACCCCCGCCGTCCCGCCCCCGTCGCAAGGGCCACGCCCTGCTCGCCGCCGGGGGCGTCGCCGTATCGGCCGCCGCGGTCGTGGTGGTCGTCGTGCTGGCGCAGGGTGCGGATTCCGGTGGTACGGGCGGTGCCGGTGCGGGGTCCGGGCGTCCCACCACGGCCGGTGCGAGTACCGCCCCTACGACCGGCGGCCCGGCGGCCACGGCCGGGTCCCGCCGTACGGAGAACGGGTTCAGCTGGATTCCGCCCG includes:
- a CDS encoding serine/threonine-protein kinase; amino-acid sequence: MLWGLGMVGNTSEAGPGRLAAGRYRLLELIGRGGMGRVWRARDEILDRWVAVKEIRIDERVGEESVVQRERSLREARATARIDHPNVVRVHDVAEEGDRLWIVMQLVQARSLEQILAQDGPLTPEAAARVGTGLARALREVHAVGVLHRDVKPGNVLIDDRGAVVLTDFGIAAMQDATALTMAGMLIGSPDYMAPERVAGEEQGPPSDLWSLGATLCAAVAGQSPFTRATTLATLHAVLHEEPAIPPAAGPLREVLVALFNKAPEARPTLAEVEARLEPLVRQAAAAAPTAAMSAAAAVDVRTPTVADPAPDRSEAGERVRGEPAGAVRPEAEAVRPEAKVPLEAEVSPNAEEPPEAEVPPAEMPSESGTPPETVPVKTPSAPPPPPPSRPRRKGHALLAAGGVAVSAAAVVVVVVLAQGADSGGTGGAGAGSGRPTTAGASTAPTTGGPAATAGSRRTENGFSWIPPAGWNRTEESSSHVTYSTKDGSTLVSARQDPSSGGDLLTVWRQYEAQQHDVPGYRRTRLERTTFQGHPAVVWEFAYLRDGRPAHGRQLGFRTGYRTYQVNLWYLDSAGAAALRAYDRVKESFRASP